From a region of the Tachysurus fulvidraco isolate hzauxx_2018 chromosome 5, HZAU_PFXX_2.0, whole genome shotgun sequence genome:
- the vstm2l gene encoding V-set and transmembrane domain-containing protein 2-like protein isoform X1 gives MKIQLKEMGPFAALLWISHYAGLFLQMNVSGDVDVHVSGNALFTEVPHDIISQTGQDVEMACSFRGAGSSSVSLEIQWWYLQYHREWSEKPSWTNNQVVPIEELTKDATKISVVKVAGSNISHRLRLSNVKPSDEGMYECRVIDFSNNHIQHHRVQAFLQVRPPGPESQLHQEENLHTEENNIHHGKHHLHKEGSQVRVTDKHDNRDLELHHGDYKVQPNDHHESHHGLQEKEGGNKDFPSALHHGDHNVREHQHLHDGKTHLVNKHIQASKMKETKSPSSDVNSHNEHSTVLHSNDCLSNDCVL, from the exons ATGAAAATCCAGCTCAAAGAAATGGGTCCGTTCGCAGCGCTGCTGTGGATTTCACATTACGCGGGACTTTTTCTCCAGATGAACGTGAGCGGGGACGTGGATGTGCATGTCTCTGGTAACG ctcttttCACAGAGGTTCCTCATGACATCATCAGTCAGACTGGTCAGGATGTGGAGATGGCATGCTCCTTCAGGGGTGCAGGCTCTTCTTCAGTCTCGTTGGAGATCCAGTGGTGGTATTTGCAGTACCATAGAGAATGGTCTGAGAAACCTTCCTGGACAAATAATCAG GTTGTTCCCATTGAAGAACTGACGAAGGATGCTACTAAAATAAGT gTTGTGAAAGTGGCTGGCAGCAACATCTCTCACCGGCTTCGCCTGTCAAACGTCAAACCTTCAGACGAAGgcatgtatgagtgtagagtgaTTGACTTCAGCAACAACCATATTCAGCACCATAGAGTGCAAGCTTTCTTGCAGGTAAGGCCACCAGGCCCTGAATCACAACTTCATCAAGAGGAAAACCTGCATACTGAAGAGAATAATATTCACCATGGGAAACATCATTTGCACAAAGAGGGCAGTCAagtcagagtgacagacaaGCATGATAACAGAGACCTAGAGCTGCATCATGGAGACTATAAGGTTCAACCGAATGATCATCATGAAAGTCATCATGGGCTCCAGGAAAAAGAAGGAGGGAACAAGGACTTTCCTTCAGCTCTACATCACGGAGATCATAACGTAAGGGAGCATCAGCATCTCCATGATGGGAAAACCCATCTGGTGAATAAACACATACAGGCaagcaaaatgaaagaaacaaaaagtcCCTCCTCAGATGTAAACAGTCATAATGAACATTCTACAGTGTTACATTCCAATGACTGTTTAAGCAATGACTGTGTGCTCTAG
- the vstm2l gene encoding V-set and transmembrane domain-containing protein 2-like protein isoform X2: MCMSLVTLFSQRFLMTSSVRLVRMWRWHAPSGVQALLQSRWRSSGGICSTIENGLRNLPGQIIRPGIFCRIHTCVVPIEELTKDATKISVVKVAGSNISHRLRLSNVKPSDEGMYECRVIDFSNNHIQHHRVQAFLQVRPPGPESQLHQEENLHTEENNIHHGKHHLHKEGSQVRVTDKHDNRDLELHHGDYKVQPNDHHESHHGLQEKEGGNKDFPSALHHGDHNVREHQHLHDGKTHLVNKHIQASKMKETKSPSSDVNSHNEHSTVLHSNDCLSNDCVL; encoded by the exons ATGTGCATGTCTCTGGTAACG ctcttttCACAGAGGTTCCTCATGACATCATCAGTCAGACTGGTCAGGATGTGGAGATGGCATGCTCCTTCAGGGGTGCAGGCTCTTCTTCAGTCTCGTTGGAGATCCAGTGGTGGTATTTGCAGTACCATAGAGAATGGTCTGAGAAACCTTCCTGGACAAATAATCAGGCCAGGCATTTTCTGCAGAATCCACACTTGT GTTGTTCCCATTGAAGAACTGACGAAGGATGCTACTAAAATAAGT gTTGTGAAAGTGGCTGGCAGCAACATCTCTCACCGGCTTCGCCTGTCAAACGTCAAACCTTCAGACGAAGgcatgtatgagtgtagagtgaTTGACTTCAGCAACAACCATATTCAGCACCATAGAGTGCAAGCTTTCTTGCAGGTAAGGCCACCAGGCCCTGAATCACAACTTCATCAAGAGGAAAACCTGCATACTGAAGAGAATAATATTCACCATGGGAAACATCATTTGCACAAAGAGGGCAGTCAagtcagagtgacagacaaGCATGATAACAGAGACCTAGAGCTGCATCATGGAGACTATAAGGTTCAACCGAATGATCATCATGAAAGTCATCATGGGCTCCAGGAAAAAGAAGGAGGGAACAAGGACTTTCCTTCAGCTCTACATCACGGAGATCATAACGTAAGGGAGCATCAGCATCTCCATGATGGGAAAACCCATCTGGTGAATAAACACATACAGGCaagcaaaatgaaagaaacaaaaagtcCCTCCTCAGATGTAAACAGTCATAATGAACATTCTACAGTGTTACATTCCAATGACTGTTTAAGCAATGACTGTGTGCTCTAG